The DNA window ctttcggctccgaaccggctcttcaggttgttttgttgctttaattaatttattattaacaataatataaaattatgcacaaaaggaattactaacgtaaaaaaaagtggttttatttgtatatgtttatatataaatatatgcggtggcccctagagacaaaacacgtacaaactccaaaacacatttctagcatgaactgaactttcaaagcagagctactagatcacttaaattacacaattgaaagcatgtgtgtattgtttgtgtatttatacacaggcactcatatatattcaaataatttaaaaaaagttaatttacctgttactaccacacaccaaatccagtcattggtacttgctggcttgtgtagccactaggtaacaaaagctcaacactgcgcctagcattctggagcacttctgttgtcttttgtacgtgttttgagtttttatgtgcttctgagctttttgtacgtgttttggagtttttacgtgatttgaagtttgtatgtgctttgtctgtaggggccactgtaaatatacttttattttttcactccacataaaatgtaataaataaatcatataatacaaaaatcaactattcacatttcaacttttaactatttaaattttcagctttttccttttacaaatttaaagtgaaaacaacacacaacactgcaaaccacaacacaattaaatataaattataatatgaaaacaaaaagaagatgcatattctctgtcatatgggcctgcatgaataaactttctgaatcctttatcatctgcaaccgaaaatagttgtggatgattactatacctttctaatgtgacgttgttgtccctggctctctttctctctctctccctctggctctgttcctgtgctactgagtgtaactaccgcccctcccccctctgcccagcataaagcacaaggctcaggTGCgaagtgaagcggaaaaaaagtgcgagagagagagagggtgagagaaagaaaaaaacaaaacgaaaacccacgtgacggctcgcgataaggagccggctcgcgtcgttcacgtcaaagagtcggctctaagagccatttcgttcgtgaacgacccatcactagaaCAGAACGTGCTTATTACTCAGCATGGAACATTTTGGAGGAAATATATGGAAGTTCATTTGTAATCACCAAAGCTTTCAGACATCATGGCCAAGGATTGGTAACAAGGATAGCGTTGAACTTCGAGAATTTTCAGATTTTCTCAGATGGATGTGAAGCGGCCATGCTTCAGGTTAAAGGTCTTGAAGTCTTGAATGACTGCAATGAGAATCAGAGAATGCTAAGCAAGCTACCTGATTGGTTGACAGCAGGGTGGAATCGGAAGGTCATTGAAATTGAAGAGCAAGATAGTTCTTTTCCAACATTTAGCCACTTTGTTGACTTCATTGCGAGAGAAGCCAAGATTGCATGCAATCCAGTAACATCGCTTCATGCACTCAAAGCAGGTGACTCAGAGAAAATGAAATCTTCCAAGACAAGAAGTGTTGGAGCAAAGGTGCTAGTGAGTGCTGCAGATTTCAAGGAGAATTCCTCTTCCCGTGACATACACAAGAGAGTTTATTCCTGCGAATTTGAGTCATATTCCCACACAAAGGACAGCAAGAGCGTGGCCACACTTAGAGCACCTGGCTGAAGAAATTGCTCCACTGATTGAATGTGAAGTAGGCTTGCTCATTGGTTACAAATGTTCACAAGTGTTGGTACCCAGAGAAGTAGTGGCGGGAAAAGATAATGAACCTTTTGCCCAAAAAACAGACCTTGGCTGGACAATAGTTGGAGGAACTAAACCATGTGTTGACTATGGGGACGCCATAGGATGAAGCCACAAGATCATTGTCAAGGAAGTGACACCCAATCAGTCAGCTGAGCAGTTGGTCAAAGAAGTGCAATACATCTGTCGCACACAAGTCAAAGAGGTGGTCACATCCGCAGATGTAATTAAAGTGCTCGAGTCCGACTTCAATGAAAGAAAGGTGGAAGATTCCCACTTCTCACAAGAAGATTTAAGGTTCCATAATGGAAGAAGGAGTGAAGATGAAAGCAGATGGACACTGTGAGTTACCTTTGCCATTTAAGGAAGACAGACCAAGTCTGGCAAACAACCGGAGCTGTGCAGAACACAGACTCAAAAATTTGAAGAGAAGATTTGAGAAGGACAAACAACACCACAACGACTACACAGAGTTCATGAGAGAGACTATAGAGCGTGGTGATGCAGAAAGAGTTCCCTCTGTAGACCTGGACAAAAGCCCTGCCTGGTACATTCCACACCATGGAGTGTATCATCCTCAAAAGCCTGGCAAAATAAGAGTGGTGTTTGATTGTTCAGCAAAGTACGAAGGGGTGTCCTTGAACGACTGCCTGCTTACAGGGCCAGAGTTAACCAACTCTCTGGTGGGGGTCCTGTGCCAATTTCGGAAAGGTCCAGTTGCAGTGATGTGCGACATTGAGCGCATGTTTCATCAATTCAGAGTCAGAGAAGAAGATCAAAATTATTTTCGCTTCTTCTGGTGGGACAATGGAGACTTCAACTCTACTCCATCTGTCTATCGCATGCGCGTACACTTGTTTGGAGCTGCTTCTTCCCCTGCATGTGCGAAATTTGGTCTCAAGTATATTGCTGCACAAGGTCAAGGCAAGTTCAGTGAAGATACCAGATTCATTGAGCGAAATTTTTATGTGGACGATGGTCTTATCAGTTTCCACTCAGAAGAAGAAGGCAATTTGTTTGGTGAAGgaagcaaaggaactttgcAGCACAAGAGGCTTGCGACTTCACAAGTTCGTTTCAAACAGTAAGCAAGTACTTAATTTGCTGCCGGAAGAAGATTGTGCAGAAACAGTAAGAAAAGACTTGTCACTGGGCGAGCAACAAATTGAAAGAGCCCATTTGAAAAGGTGTCAAATGGTGCATCGACTCGGATCATTTCCAGTTTCGAGTAGTTGTGAACAAGCAGCCACTTTCCAGAAGAGGAGGGTTGTCCACGGTAGCCTCTATTTACGATCCACTTGGCTTTGTGGCACCTTTTGTTCTACTTGGGAAGCAGATACTACAGCAAATGTGTCGTGAGAAAGCAGATTGAGATGAGCCACTCACAAGCGATCTGAAGTCACGGTGGGAGTCCTGGTTGTTGGATCTAAAAAATCTAACAGATGTCAAAATTGACAGATGTTACGTGCCAAGAGATTTTCAAACAGTTCAGAAGTACGAGCTTCACCATTTCTCAGATGCAATTGTTTCAGGGTATGGTGTTTGTACGTACCTGAGAGCTGTCAGCGAAGCAGGACAAGTCCACTGCGCTCTTGTCTTTGCCAAGTCCAGAGTAGCACCCACGAAGGTTACTACAGTGCCAAGATTGGAGCTGTCTGCAGCAGTTGTAGCAGTGTGGATTAGTGACATGCTCAAAGCAGAGTTGGAGATAGAAGATGCTCAAGAATCCTTCTGGACAGATTCTCAAGTTGTCTTGGGATATATCAACAACGATGTGATATGTTTCCATGTTTTCGTTGCAAATTGCATTCAGCGTATTAAGGAAAGCACTCAACTGATGCAATGGAAGTTTGTGgcatcagatctcaatccagcagACCATGCGTCGCAAAGCTGTTGTACTCCATACAACTATGGAAACAGATTCTTTGGCAGAACGTTTTCTGAATTTCTCCAGTTGGTCAAGGTTGGTCAAAGCTATGGCAAGACTTCTCAGATTTGTGAAAGAGTTTAAGGGCTTGGAAAGGAGAAGCAGTAAAGCCACTAACCTTGAAGAAAGGAAAGAAGCCGAGCTTAAAATCATATCCATTGTACAAAGATCAGTCTTCTGCAAGGAAATCAAAGGACTTCAAACGCGAAAGGATCTCCCCAAGGACAGAACAAATAGACTATCGGCTCGATCCCTTCCTGGATGAGAAGGGTGTTCTTAGAGTGGGAGGTAGATTAGAGCGTTCTACATTGCAGCCACACGTCAAGCACCCAGTCATCTTACCAAAGACTTGCCATATTGCAAAGTTACGGATTGATCACTATCATTAACGAACTAACTCTAATAGTCACTAATTTGAGGAATAGTTCTAGCTTTGAATTGTTTTGGCTTGGGCGACCCGAGCAAGGAAAGTTCGGTTGCTCTCCTAGAGGTTCGTGCTGCCTGTTTTTTTTACGCATCGGGGGTGGGCTTTCCCGTTgatgctttcggcacaattgtTGGACCTTCCAATACAGAAGAGGCATCGCCATCACCACCTTATCCACCCACTCCTGCGGTTTCAGCCCGGTCAGCTGGCCATGGACCGACAGCATTCATTACATGGCCCTGCCTTCACAGAGGAGAAGGCATCCTCGCAAGCAGCGTTCAGCCACATCTACATTCACTCCCGTGGTTGTTGAGGACTCAGGACCAGTGGCTCAGGACGCCACAGTGAGTAAAATGGACTCTGCAAAGGTTGTAAATTCCCTGCCTGAAAACATGGAAATAGAGACTATAGCTGCTATGGCAGTAAACACTGTGAAGGCCTTCACAGTTTCACTATTGGGTGTAACTGAACCCCCAGTGGAGATTTTTGGATTTTTGGACCACCAACAGACGAATGTGGTCTGACTGCTAATTCTGGGGCAGAGTTCTGCTTTGTCAGCCCAGAAGTAGTTAGCTTGGAGTCAGAGAGGTCAGAAACTGTTTGCTCTACCTCCAAAAACTCAGAAAATGTTCACTCTGAGACTGTGAGCTTGGAGCTAGGGAGCTCAGAGCATGCAGACCCAGATGACTTTTTGGCCCAGTCTGGCCACATGGAGACGGAGGTTCTccccagggcttccccagaggccgAACTGGAGGCCTCAGTTgcctctggacccctggaatTTGTTGAGCCAGCTGTAACATTATCATCCTCTCCACCCTTCATGATAGCCATATCACCCTCAACTCAGTCAGCTGCCCAGCTTGTAGTTCAGCTGTCATCTGTTCCACCATCCACATCCACTACTCTGCCACCACATCCACCACCTGCTGCTGCCGTGTCACCGTCATCACCGCCAGATGAGGAGCTCAGTGAGCCGGAGCAGGAGCCCGCGCCACAGCCGGAGGAGCTCCGTGAGTGGGAGGAGCCCGCGCAGCTAGCTGAGGAGCTCTGTGAGCCGAAGCGGGAGCTCGGCGAGCGGGAGGAGCGCGCACCGTCGGCAGAGGAGCTCAGTGAGCGGGAGGAGCACGCACCATCCAGAGAGGAGCACGGCGAGCGGGAGGAGCGCGCACCATCGGGAAGGAGCTCGGCAAGCGGGAGGAGCGCGCACCGTCGGTAGAGGAGCTCGGCAAGCAGGAGGAGCATGCTAAACGGGCAGTGGAGTTTACCAAGCCGGAGGAGCCTGTGTTGGCCTCGGATGAACGATCCCACCAGATGGACCCAACGGACTTTTCGGAGACATTCAGGAGGGAGGTGACAGACAAGGTAAATCGTCTGTGTGACCTGTGGCTGGAAGCGCACGCGGCGGGTTTACGTCGCGCTGCGGAGAAGCGGTTGCAGGAAACACTGACTTGTTTTCCCTGGGTGTTAGACAATCTTTTTTCCGATTGTGGGATCGTTGTGTGAGACTCCACATTAGTGTCGATTAATGTCAAGTCCAGTGAGTGCATGCCTGTGGTAGTCGAGTGTCCTGACAAGTTGCctctttgttgttttctccAGGAAGGAGCAAGGAAGACAAGAGCAGTGAGGACGGGGTGCGGGGACACACAGGAGCAGAATAGCACGAAGCACGGATTTGTGGGTGAAGACACGACACGGAAGTCAAGGGCATCTGTCTGAAAATGCTACATCACCTCGTTCTCCACTTATCATGTTCACAATGTTGGGTGTCCATTTGGCTGACCCACTGGAGTCATGACAACACCCCATCAGCCTTCATGGTGAGGTGGAAATCTGATTTAAGTCTCATGTTGGTCGATATTTATTCCAGACTGGAGAACGAGTCACAGAAAGTCAGAGTTGTGATATTTTAAATGTTCACATGATGTGAAAACTTCTTGACACAGAATTCAAttgaatttaattttaattattttatattaatgtagtttaaatattttaaaaatattatatacagTTTGGTATTAACAAATATATTTCCATGATATTTCCAGATCTTTCATATTGAGTTGTTGTCACAGCTGTGAGCAGTGCAGAGATACAGGACACAAGAGGTAGAACTGATCAGTAAGACAATTATAGAGCTACtcagaaataaacacatgaaCACATCCAAGTGATGACAAATTCAGGCAACAGAGCAAAAGTAAACATtttaagaagagaaaaaagacaacaaagcacatttttatgCAACAACAGGAGCATTTCTCCACTGGACACTGATCGTGGGTTAGACACAGGAAATGTCAGGGCCCTGAGTCTGTAGACtcagtggtttttgttttgattatgATTTTCTTATGTTTCGGGGTCattcttgttttcttgttctttggTTTTGGTTTCAGGATTATAGTTAAAGCTCTCTTTGtgcctgccctggtcccacgtctctgggTTCCCTGTGTTGTCATAGTGTTATGTCTGTGCTTATGCATGTATGTCGTACttgctgttttactttgaaggtccgtgtctgatgtcagtgtgttcatttTATGTTTCCCCTGTCACGTCAGCTCTTATTTCTCCCAGCtatgttgccctcctgtctcccattccctgattgtcCCTCTgagtatataagccctgtgttttctccTGCTTGTTCATCTGTGTTAAATCCttcagtctgtctgtgtttctgccatATGTCGGTTTCCACTCAGTTTTGTACGGTTTCTCACTTTAGGTTTGTCTTAGTTTCACTGTATGCCCTTCTCCGTTCCTCCTGTACCCTATTTAcctcacacaaaaaaacacccaCTCTCCACATCTACATCCGtgcctgcgtttgggtccttacCTCACCTCCACAGGGCCTGCCTCACCAGCTGTGACAGGAAATTGATTAGCTGCAGGTTTAGAGCAGCTCTGTCCTGGGAAAAACTTTGGATTGGGAACATAAACCTGACCAAGATCTTGGAATCTTTGTGAGGAACAGTTCACTGATGAGCTGACACTGAAAAATCCAAGGAAACAAAATCCAGCTTCTCccataaaacacacattaataACAGAATCTGCAGCTGTGCTGATTAGATGTATTCTGAATGTCACAAAATGATGATTCTTTATGTGAGTCAGAGTTCTTCTCACTGAGTTTCTGCTGTTTTGATGTTGCATTAAAACGAGACACGAGTGTAAATATCAGTCCAACTActtttcttacttttcttttttagcacaCATGAACAAGAAGTACAGAAACAATTTTACTGTCAagaaaagtgataaaaaaagtgataaaaaaagtttattaaaCATGAAACATGAAGCTCCATCCTGTTaatgctgtttgtgttttacctcaaattcaatttatcctgtttttattttaatgacttTTGATATTTACAGCTCAGATGAGTTGAAGGATATCAATATAAATATATCAATATTGGACTGAAGCCCTGAATTCAATTCTTTTCTCTcgagtttgttgttgtttttctccctctgttGGCTCTAAGGTCCAACTTCTGAAAAAGTCTTCATCAATATCTCCCTTGTTCTGCGGGATGGAGACCTCCTCTGTTTAAAATTGAAGACAATTAAAAGATTCACTGAGTTATACTGAACACAAGTTTAAGAAACTTTTAAATCGTGACAGAGCAAACGATAAGGTGATACAAATTGTAAAAATTTGTTTTGATAATTTTAAATTTACAACACTTAaaaccaaaatattttttttctgacagacTTACGTGTTCTTTGCAATTCTGATAAAACATCAATCCCCATAAGACCAGAGAGATACAGATGAATACAACCCCGAAGATAATTAGCCCGCCTGACAAAGAAAGgtgcaaaaacagtaaaaacacagtTCTGTGTTAATGATGTaaatttgcacatttaaaagacagGAAGTGGAATTAACCATTAAACAACCAATATTACTCTGGGAGGTGAACACCAGACTTTATTTACATGTTTCTGATGCACACAGAATTTAATTTATCTCCACTTACAGTCTGGTGACCTCCAGCTTACATCGGGCCTTTTGCCCAATGTTAACCAGGAAAGACTCGAGCCCCCAAAACCCAGAACTGGATAAAACTGATATTTGACATTTTGAATCAGAACctcagtgtcatggtcctgggccatgtgggcccagtattcttagttttcatgtatttttgtattttgttctttatttaggccatgcttcctgggttgatctgttacgttgttccttaagtgttttcccttcgtgactcttaccccctgtgtgcccctctgtgtatttatgagccctcgtctctctttgtgttttattctatgttttccccagcccgttatgtctgcgttctccccgtgctctctctcctcctgtttgaacctctgtgtacttcctgttttactttgcccatctcccatcagtgttacgttcactcctgccgtttcttgttatgattatcagtgtcacctgtgttccccgtgtgcatccacttcccctgatcatccctcatgtgtatttagtctctgtgtttcatacagtctgtgtcgcgtcgtctgtgttcccacccccTGTGTTCCGTATTTCCAGCCATAGCCTTTCCTTAGTttgtccagtttaggtttctgttgagCTACTACTCATATGCTGCCttcactctgttttgttcctttcatcagccataataaaaggctcgcttttgtttaaatccactcctgcatcctcgcttgtgttcgcacctgggtccaccataCACATTCccgcacggtctgcctccgcAGACCGTGACACTCAGTATGTTTACCTGAAAGAGCTGCAGGTTTATGGGGGgattttactttgttgttttcGAGATTTTCAAAGATGACCTAAGATGAAAACTGTTTGTATTGTTAGCCTGATGTTTCATTACCTCCCTACCATTACCTTTCATTAGCCCAACACTACACAGACTCAGTTTCACTTCTATAGAACGAGCCTAGTCTTGGACTCTCTTTAGTCTGAGACTGAACGAAATCCATTTGTAGAAAACTGGATGGGAGTGTTTTCTGTTCTGGTAAATTAACTAATTTCTCAGATTTGGCCCATATCTCCTGACTGAACTGTATATAAGCAATATAGTGAATGACATTTAGGTTTTTGTAAACTGTAAAGACTTTCTTTTTTACCTTTGGTCTCTTCATTCAGATTTGGTGGTTGGAGACTTCTAGGTTGCTGAGTTGTTTCTGTCTTCTCAGGTTTTGATTctgaaataaagtaaaatgaaataaaataatataaaacatatttctAAATATTTTGATTGAACTTAAAAACTGATGTAATATTCTGACAGTGAACTAAGCTGCCCTCAGCTCTGTacacagttttatttctacCAAGTGGAAACTTACAAAACTGAAACATGAAACCAACAATGAAgaacccaaaaacaaaaaaagtgtcgTGATGAGAGAAACAGTTTGTAGCTCTTCGGTGTTTGTTTCCTCACATGTCCTGATGAAGCTGCTCAGTAACTGTCACTGAGGTTGGACACTGTGGATTTCTGTGGTCGACTCAGACTCTGAGGCCTCCTTCAGGGATGTTACCTGGACCAGCAGCTCCATGAAGAATTAGCCTCACGTGTGTGTAAGCCACAAAGACTCTTGTGTTAAAAAGTCCGACTTAAAGCAGAAATGACCATGTTTACAGTCTTCTACATGAACCAGTGTTGGTCTCCATGGATAGTTTCATATAATCTCTGTGTAGACTTCCTATATGTCTGTTACTGTACTCAGCACTAATTggcaggtgtgtgtctgtgtgatgcaGTTTATGGATGTAATTTTCTAACTACACAGTTTTTCTGGTAATTCTATTAAAAACGCTCCAAAAGGAAACATCAGCTCTAGAACAGTGAAGAAGATCCAGTTCATGGACTCAAATCAGTGAAAGTGGGGCTACAACTGCTGGTGTCTGAAACTCCATCAATCAAACAGGATATTTATAAAGACACTGTTGTTATGAAAGTGGAAACTATCTAaagagagcttttgtttttcataattCGCAGGATCCAGCCTTGATACAGTTTAACAGCTCACAGTGATCACATGTGTATAAATGAATTGTCTTACCAGAGACGGTGACTCTGCAGCTGTTGTAGCCGCGGCCATAACCTGTGTCCACCTCACACAGGTACAGACCCGAGTCCTCAGTCCTGAGTCTGGACAGCTGGAGTCTGATTCGTCCTTCTCTGAGGCCGTCTTTGTCACTCTGGACTCGTCCTGAAAACTTTTTGTCCTGATCCTCTGAGAACTCGACACCATCATGAAGAAAATACAGAGTTATGTGTTCATGATCATTATTCATGTAACAGAGGATCTTCAGTGCTGAGATGGACATGTCTGCTTTGGTGGTGAACGTCCACTCCAGTGTGATGTTGTGGTTCTCCTCTGCCTGATAGGAGCTCTGTGTCACATCCACTACAAATGATCCTGttgaggagacagagaggagcaGACACACTCACAACTTTAGACAACATCAGAACTCCTTTCACAGTGAGTCAGAGACAACGCTGACAAAAATCACTGCTTCGTTGGTTGATTTGTTCAAAAAGATCAAACACAAATAATCACAAAAAATCAACAACAATAATCTGATGAAGTTCTGCTGtgacaaacatggaaacaatGATTTTTCCTCAGCATGAAGGAAATAATGAAACCATCAGAGAGCTGTGCTGCAGGACGCCTTTATTAAGGCTGTGCCATTAATGGAGTTCATTATTAGTTACttattaaaacaaaatcaactaaataaaacaattattgTGTCTCATTGTTCTTGGATCAGTTTCTGCTGAAATGAAGGTGATCTCAGTACTGACCAGGATaactgtgatgatgatgattttgtTTCCATGACTTTCATAATGAATCTGTTGATCAGACTTATTCAGTATCTCTGCAGTCAGCACAGTTAAGCAGCCACAGTTTGATCATCCACCAAAATCTAAAGTCAATTTAAACAGCTCGCAGAAAACTTGATTCACTGAGAGGTTTTGAAATCATGAAGAAGAAACTGGATGGTTGTAATTTACATGTGAGCACTGAAAACATGTCACATTAGAAGGATTTCAGCCTGTAAACATCCACAGCAAACATCCACTCCCACTGAGATCTGCTACATGATAAATGTGAGAGAAACTAAACACTGATGACAGTTTAACTGTGTCCCTCCTGCAGATGGAGCTCAACATCAACTAATAACACAGATGTTACTGTAAACATTTATCAGCTCAGTTTGGAAACACAGAGACTCTGAAACTGTTTCAGGATTGTGCTGCTGGAGAAAGAAAGCAGAACTCTTCACTGTGGACATGAAAATGGAAACTACTGTTTATGGTTTGATCAGGATTTTCacttctgctgctgtgtgcaTGCTGATGGAGTTCACTGTTTCCTCTTACATGCATGATTGCTGAGGTCTTTAGTTAAAGGAAGTTAAGTGTCTCTACACGTCGTCATGGGAAACTTTCtatgctttttttaaactaaagaaATAAATGGTTTATAAATTACATGTGAGCATTAAAAAAGTCACACTGGAAATATTTCAACACATGAAACTGAATCAATACTTAAAACCTACTCATCAGTTAATTATAGTTATTTAACAAATAACCTTTAACAAAACCCAAGCTGAGAATAAAATTCCACAGAGAAACAGAGTGAAACCAGTCCATGATGACTGCTCAGATGATGGACGAGAACGAGCCCACAGTCTGAAGCCTGAAGTCAGTACACGTCTCCTCTTCACAATCAGCCTGCAGACAGTTAATCACTCCATGAAATCTCAACACACAGATGTAAACCTCAAATTTCtagaaatatttttgaaaataaaattcaatgtCAGTGTTAAACAGAATTAAGTTGCTCCTAAAAGTGCAGAACTTGCCTGAGAAACATCAGGCAACATTTTCAGCTCCTTTTAGCTCCGTTTAAGTGATTCGCTGACAGCTGTCGTCACTGACACATCAAACAGCAAAGAAGAAATGTTCACAgtgaatttaattaatttaccaACATGTGATTAAATCTAGTTGATGAGCTGTGATAGTCTATAATCTACACAGCTGCTAATGTGACTGAGAGTGATTCCAAATAAAAGCTGTTTACCTTGAAAGCAGAAGAGCGAGTTTAAGGACACGACACAGATCAGTACAAGAACATAATGACTGTAGGACGGAGCTTTGACTCTGGTACCAACCTGCAGTTTGTTGTTGAACTGCTCCACCCACATTACTGCAACTGAGATTTTGGTGGTTTGAATTTGGGACTGAGTGGAGTCTACATTTCTTCAGTCCTGAGAAATGTGatagttttattttagttttcactGCTTGTTaagttagaaaaaaagaaattacaatcAAATATGAGCCTTGAACTAAAATGCTCACATAGGACTTCctcgttttgtttttctgtccatATCTAATTTTTTTTCCGCCTTGCAATATTTGGTCTTCATGCCCTTAAAACAGAATTCACTGCACACTTTATGGGCTtgttgggttagggttagggttagggttatcaGTTAAAGAGTTATGCTTGTTAGTTTGTGTTGATAAAAACAGATTCTTGGTGTGAATGTCTGAATATAAAACATATTGATCTTAGACTTTGAATGATTCATCTTTgataatgtttttttattattattgtctgtGAAAACCAGAACATGTTTGATTCAATTTAAAAAGTGTGTCAGTCTGCTGAGTCAGTGAAGCAGAAGTGGATTTTCTGACAAACATCATCCTCAAAAAACTGTAGTTAGACTGCAGCAATAATCTCCTCCTGCCTGCAGTGATGGTCAATGTTAGGCTGTCATCATGTCTGAATTTTAGGAAAATTCACTTATTTAAACCATACAAGCAAAAACccaaacactgaaaaaacacagagaacagaaacagcacTGAGACTCAAGTCA is part of the Maylandia zebra isolate NMK-2024a linkage group LG3, Mzebra_GT3a, whole genome shotgun sequence genome and encodes:
- the LOC143417021 gene encoding programmed cell death 1 ligand 1-like; the protein is MDWFHSVSLWNFILSLGFVKGSFVVDVTQSSYQAEENHNITLEWTFTTKADMSISALKILCYMNNDHEHITLYFLHDGVEFSEDQDKKFSGRVQSDKDGLREGRIRLQLSRLRTEDSGLYLCEVDTGYGRGYNSCRVTVSESKPEKTETTQQPRSLQPPNLNEETKGGLIIFGVVFICISLVLWGLMFYQNCKEHRRSPSRRTREILMKTFSEVGP